The following proteins are co-located in the Amphiprion ocellaris isolate individual 3 ecotype Okinawa chromosome 7, ASM2253959v1, whole genome shotgun sequence genome:
- the ccnp gene encoding cyclin N-terminal domain-containing protein 2 isoform X2 yields the protein MARTGFCDSKPLLDLHKKADERRAPLRAWANACGPVDRWQAVEVEEPRMDQVKMEPECRWERRLTTSESIIMGFHEDSGTCSADGCVEEPVLLYPHGLQGLHSLQALVPSLLRHEVEMALEKLGLTLDRTYAWEMFLDMMRSQTRNSFPNADLPRHFTDATRAILVDWIIQVHEMMNFQEETLYLAVHLLNCSLRQIKVTTANLQLIGMVCLFLAAKKEETLLPEVSGLCYLMDHTYTKHQLLRMERKVLCGLKFDLSYCPPLHFLLLFASIARCSAMVVWMARYLLELSLLEGQCVVFVPAQLAGAALCLARQVLQEPPTPEGEAAWCLASSIHAGSETILLRVMHVLASAAAKAHTRETCATFIKFSSPETLHVSRHPGLKNAPGLLGVCTLPS from the exons ATGGCCAGGACTGGGTTCTGCGACTCCAAGCCTCTGCTGGACTTACACAAGAAG GCGGATGAGAGACGAGCCCCATTAAGAGCCTGGGCGAATGCCTGCGGGCCTGTAGATCGCTGGCAGGCTGTGGAAGTAGAGGAGCCCAGGATGGACCAGGTCAAAATGGAACCAGAATGCAGATGG GAAAGGAGACTTACAACCAGTGAAAGCATCATCATGGGGTTCCACGAAGACAGTGGGACATGCTCAGCAG ATGGGTGTGTGGAAGAGCCTGTGCTGCTTTACCCTCATGGGCTGCAGGGTCTTCACAGCTTACAGGCGCTAGTTCCCAGCTTGCTGCGACATGAAGTGGAGATGGCACTGGAGAAACTGGGGCTCACATTGGACCGGACATACGCCTGGGAAATGTTCTTAGACATGATG AGAAGTCAAACTCGGAACTCTTTTCCCAACGCTGACCTCCCCCGGCATTTCACTGATGCCACTCGAGCTATCCTGGTAGACTGGATCATTCAAGTTCAT GAGATGATGAATTTCCAAGAAGAGACTCTCTACCTGGCCGTACACCTCCTCAACTGCTCCCTGCGACAGATCAAAGTGACCACAGCCAACCTCCAGCTCATCGGCATGGTTTGCCTCTTCCTTGCAGCGAAGAAGGAAGAGACTCTCCTCCCTGAG GTGTCTGGACTCTGCTACTTGATGGACCACACCTACACTAAGCATCAGCTACTGCGGATGGAGCGAAAAGTCCTCTGTGGGCTCAAGTTTGATCTGTCCTACTGTCCTCCACTgcattttctccttctctttgcCTCCATCGCTCGTTGTAGCGCTATG GTGGTGTGGATGGCTCGTTATCTGCTGGAGCTGTCTCTTCTGGAGGGCCAGTGTGTGGTGTTTGTGCCTGCACAGCTGGCTGGAGCTGCCCTCTGCTTGGCTCGCCAGGTCCTGCAGGAACCTCCGACACCAGAGGGGGAGGCTGCCTGGTGTCTGGCCTCCAGCATCCATGCCGGCAG tgaaaccATTCTACTGAGGGTGATGCATGTTCTAGCTAGTGCTGCAGCCAAAGCCCACACTCGGGAGACCTGTGCTACTTTCATTAAATTCTCCTCCCCAGAGACCTTGCATGTCAGTAGACATCCGGGTCTGAAGAACGCCCCTGGTCTGTTGGGTGTATGCACTTTACCAAGTTGA
- the ccnp gene encoding cyclin N-terminal domain-containing protein 2 isoform X1, with protein sequence MARTGFCDSKPLLDLHKKVGVSSADERRAPLRAWANACGPVDRWQAVEVEEPRMDQVKMEPECRWERRLTTSESIIMGFHEDSGTCSADGCVEEPVLLYPHGLQGLHSLQALVPSLLRHEVEMALEKLGLTLDRTYAWEMFLDMMRSQTRNSFPNADLPRHFTDATRAILVDWIIQVHEMMNFQEETLYLAVHLLNCSLRQIKVTTANLQLIGMVCLFLAAKKEETLLPEVSGLCYLMDHTYTKHQLLRMERKVLCGLKFDLSYCPPLHFLLLFASIARCSAMVVWMARYLLELSLLEGQCVVFVPAQLAGAALCLARQVLQEPPTPEGEAAWCLASSIHAGSETILLRVMHVLASAAAKAHTRETCATFIKFSSPETLHVSRHPGLKNAPGLLGVCTLPS encoded by the exons ATGGCCAGGACTGGGTTCTGCGACTCCAAGCCTCTGCTGGACTTACACAAGAAGGTGGGCGTTAGCTCG GCGGATGAGAGACGAGCCCCATTAAGAGCCTGGGCGAATGCCTGCGGGCCTGTAGATCGCTGGCAGGCTGTGGAAGTAGAGGAGCCCAGGATGGACCAGGTCAAAATGGAACCAGAATGCAGATGG GAAAGGAGACTTACAACCAGTGAAAGCATCATCATGGGGTTCCACGAAGACAGTGGGACATGCTCAGCAG ATGGGTGTGTGGAAGAGCCTGTGCTGCTTTACCCTCATGGGCTGCAGGGTCTTCACAGCTTACAGGCGCTAGTTCCCAGCTTGCTGCGACATGAAGTGGAGATGGCACTGGAGAAACTGGGGCTCACATTGGACCGGACATACGCCTGGGAAATGTTCTTAGACATGATG AGAAGTCAAACTCGGAACTCTTTTCCCAACGCTGACCTCCCCCGGCATTTCACTGATGCCACTCGAGCTATCCTGGTAGACTGGATCATTCAAGTTCAT GAGATGATGAATTTCCAAGAAGAGACTCTCTACCTGGCCGTACACCTCCTCAACTGCTCCCTGCGACAGATCAAAGTGACCACAGCCAACCTCCAGCTCATCGGCATGGTTTGCCTCTTCCTTGCAGCGAAGAAGGAAGAGACTCTCCTCCCTGAG GTGTCTGGACTCTGCTACTTGATGGACCACACCTACACTAAGCATCAGCTACTGCGGATGGAGCGAAAAGTCCTCTGTGGGCTCAAGTTTGATCTGTCCTACTGTCCTCCACTgcattttctccttctctttgcCTCCATCGCTCGTTGTAGCGCTATG GTGGTGTGGATGGCTCGTTATCTGCTGGAGCTGTCTCTTCTGGAGGGCCAGTGTGTGGTGTTTGTGCCTGCACAGCTGGCTGGAGCTGCCCTCTGCTTGGCTCGCCAGGTCCTGCAGGAACCTCCGACACCAGAGGGGGAGGCTGCCTGGTGTCTGGCCTCCAGCATCCATGCCGGCAG tgaaaccATTCTACTGAGGGTGATGCATGTTCTAGCTAGTGCTGCAGCCAAAGCCCACACTCGGGAGACCTGTGCTACTTTCATTAAATTCTCCTCCCCAGAGACCTTGCATGTCAGTAGACATCCGGGTCTGAAGAACGCCCCTGGTCTGTTGGGTGTATGCACTTTACCAAGTTGA
- the si:ch211-132b12.7 gene encoding LOW QUALITY PROTEIN: CLOCK-interacting pacemaker (The sequence of the model RefSeq protein was modified relative to this genomic sequence to represent the inferred CDS: deleted 1 base in 1 codon) gives MPKEEPRLSEHSPCATSSKNAKDKSNSTTLLALRGTKDADDSIRRGFRCTSEKDSGYSDGSDWQQTDVEDQRRNKSPSRVSDHAESSQPGQNQELGHRNTGKPALTTKGHDQPPIYNIKDTELQQQPVVIQRRDQLLWRNGIREINSSSSPHVVLLQQPTLLPVALHLHKPFSRKSNITGKKINSTYLPILNSYPRIAPHSSKKTPDKSSSKHESQNLSKRVCIEQNSDDTPVTTGLPEQHLHKQPKFSPSGLPCSSSTRDNLSSSSPTNASTSQGSPSMSSLHTTPFLISTRGLHKNGATGFRHRRFLNTLEILKQSGLLDITLHTKELLHQSSTTERDIAQLREHTELLCQAASNPSLNHNSITTWEHVYRVMAESGSYPDLKIQQNLRNPSSPDSVTEPDSFSTGDTNKPPAAESTEVPSSGHLTAGPDQSCAVSLQRRSENSRELEVCGKTSDKVTIMPPDSSTG, from the exons ATGCCGAAGGAAGAACCTCGCTTGAGCGAGCACAGTCCTTGTGCTACGTCCAGCAAGAATGCTAAAGATAAGAGCAACAGCACAACTCTTCTGGCGCTTCGTGGGACTAAAGATGCAGACGATTCCATCAGAAGGGGCTTCCGCTGCACCTCAGAGAAAGACTCTGGTTATTCTG ATGGTTCAGACTGGCAACAGACAGATGTGGAGGACCAGCGGAGGAACAAAAGCCCATCCAGAGTTAGTGATCATGCAGAATCTTCGCAGCCAGGCCAAAATCAAGAACTTGGGCATAGGAATACTGGGAAGCCTGCACTGACAACAAAAGGCCATGACCAGCCACCCATATACAACATCAAGGACACAGAGCTTCAGCAG CAGCCAGTTGTGATCCAGAGAAGAGATCAGCTGCTCTGGAGAAATGGTATTAGGGAAATCAACAGTTCTAGTTCTCCTCATGTGGTCCTGTTGCAGCAGCCTACCTTGTTACCAGTCGCCCTCCATCTCCACAAGCCTTTCTCCCGGAAGTCTAACATCACAGGGAAGAAAATAAATAGTACCTACCTACCTATTCTTAATTCCTATCCCCGCATTGCGCCACATTCCAGCAAGAAGACGCCTGATAAATCGTCATCGAAACATGAAAGCCAGAATCTGAGCAAGAGGGTGTGCATAGAACAAAACAGCGATGACACACCTGTGACCACGGGTTTACCTGAGCAGCACCTTCATAAACAACCAAAATTCTCCCCCTCTGGTCTGCCATGTTCCTCTTCAACCAGAGATAATCTGTCCTCCTCCAGCCCCACTAATGCTTCCACCAGTCAGGGGTCACCATCCATGTCCAGTCTGCACACCACCCCCTTCTTAATCTCAACCAGAGGACTTCATAAAAACGGTGCCACTGGCTTTCGCCACCGT CGTTTCCTCAACACATTAGAAATCCTGAAACAGTCAGGTCTGTTGGACATTACGTTACACACAAAGGAGCTGCTGCACCAAAGCAGCACCACAGAGCGGGACATTGCTCAGCTTCGTGAGCACACAGAGCTGCTGTGCCAGGCTGCCAGCAACCCCAGCCTCAACCACAATAGCATCACGACCTGGGAACATGTATATCGAGTCATGGCCGAGTCCGGCAGCTACCCCGACCTGAAAATCCAGCAGAATTTACGAAACCCATCTTCTCCGGATTCTGTCACCGAACCAGACAGTTTTTCCACAGGTGACACCAACAAGCCACCAGCTGCTGAGAGCACAGAGGTGCCATCGTCCGGCCATCTCACCGCCGGACCAGACCAGAGCTGTGCTGTATCACTGCAGCGTCGCTCAGAAAACAGCAGGGAGCTTGAAGTCTGTGGTAAAACCTCGGACAAAGTCACCATTATGCCTCCTGACAGTTCTACTGGTTAG